CGGAAGCCAGGTCTTCGGCGCATGGGATGACGGCACCATCCTCGTGCTCAAGATCCTCGGCATCAGGCGGCAGCCAGGGCAAAAGGATGCGGGGGGGCGGGGTGACCTGGCTGTAGTATTGGCTCACAAAGCTCCAGAGCAGCTCCGGGGCGTCCTCGAAGCCCAGGCCCGGCCAGTAGAAGGCGCGTCCATCCGTCACAGCGCCGCTCCGTACAAAGACAATGCCCAGGGCAAGGCCCCTGTCTGCCGGAAAGAGCCCCACGGCATCCATGTCGCCGCCGCCGGGCAGTACGGCGGCCTGGCGCTCCACCGTGCGTTCCACGGCGCGAATCTGGTCACGCAAAATGGCGGCTTTTTCAAATTCCAGATCTTCCGAGGCCCTGTCCATAGCCTCGCGCAGGCTGTCCATCAGAGGCGCGGCGCGTCCCTGTAAAAGATCGCAGACCTTACGGACGTTTTCATTGTATTCCTGAGGCGTCACCATGTTCATGCAGGGCGCGGGGCACTGCCCCATAAAATGGTACAAGCACGCGCGCACGCGGTTTTTCATGGCCTTGTCGGAACAGCGGCGCAGGGCGAAGGCACGGTGGATGATCTTCCACGTTTCACGCGCTGCCAACGCCGAAGTGAATGGCCCGAAATAGCGTGCGCCGTCGCGCCTGGCCTGACGAACAACTTCAAGCCGGGGAAAATCGTGTTTGGTATTCAGCCGAAAGAGCACATACTGCTTGTCGTCGCGCAGCACGATGTTATAGCGCGGCCTGTGCTTTTTGATGAGACTGGCCTCAAGGAGCAGCGCTTCTTTTTCCGTGGTGGTGGTGAGGTATTCTATGCTTGCGGCATGGGAAAGCATGGCCTTGGTCTTGGCGGGCAGCCCGTCAGGCCTGAAATAGGAAAGCACGCGCCGCCGCAGCACGCGCGCCTTGCCAACGTAGATGATGCGGCCCCGTTCATCCTTGTAGAGGTAAACGCCGGGAGACAGGGGGATGGTTGAGGATTCCGGTTTCTGCATGGCAACCATATAACCACCCTTGGGCAACTTGCCAACAGAAAGAAGCAAAGGAAACGCTGATGTATTCCGTTTGGCGGACTTGCTTGACTTTTTTTGAAACAGTCGAGGACGAAAGAGTCCACTCCTGCTTCAAAAAAAGATCGCGCCTTGCCAAACGAAACAACGGCACGTGTTCAAGAGGCTTTTTAATCAGTGCTTTCAAAGTGCAAGTGGGATGCCTCATGTGAGGAATTTTGCGCAGTGAGTGGACGTCTGCCCCTGCCGCGCGGGAACGTTCCATTGGCTAAAGCCAACAGAAAAGGGGAGCCTTGCGGCTCCCCTTTATAGCGAAACTTGAGTCCTGTTCTCTTAGAAAGAGTACACGAAGCTCACGTTGACGTTCCAGGGATCACGCACTTCGTCGGACTTGCCGTTCATCTTGCTGTTGCCCCACACGGACTTGGACTGGTCAAGCCAGGTAGCCAGGTAGGCGGCGTCGAGCATGATGGTGAAGTTGTCATACATCTTGTAGGTGTTGGTCAGGCCAACTTCCATGGCGTAGTCCTGCGTGGTCATGTACAGGGGGTCCATGCCGATCGAATTGCTGTTGGCAGCGATGTTGCCGCCGCCCCAGCTGTTGGACATTCTTTTGGCCATGGTCGGGTTGTTGGTGCCGCCGATGAGGTTCACGCGAAGGGTGTGCTTCAGGTTTTCCAGGAAGCTCATGTCCTTCAAGCGGGCGCCCACGCCCCAGGTGCCAGCCATGCTGTAGCCAAGGATGGCTTCACGAGCGATGTAGGGGTTGCCGTTGAAGGCGAAGTTGGAGAAGCCGTTGTTGCTGTTGTTCACGCTCAGGCTGGGCATACGTCCGGAGCCGTTGGAAGGATTGCTGTCGTCGCCGGAACCGTACCAGCCGTAGATGCCGGGAATGGCCCAGTCAAGCTTGTATTCGGCGAGCAGAGAAGCCAGCCAACCGGAACGGTTGAGGCGGCTCTGGTCATAGGTGGCGGAACCGTAGTTGAAATCCCACGCGATGCGGATGGGGTCAAACATGGTCACTTCGCCGGTCAGGCCAGCCCAGAAAATGTTGCCGTATTCGTTCAGCTTGTAGCCGGTAACAGCGCTGCCGTCCTTGTGACGGGCACCGCCAGCGGGGAACAAGCCAGCAGTGGGGAACTTTTTGGAGGTGCCAGAGACGTTGCCGAAGTAGCCAGTGTCATCACGGAAAGCATTGGGGCCGATGGCAGCGTACATGACCCAGGGGGTCACTTTCACGCCGTCAAAGGTCAAGGGCACGAGCAGGGCGCCAACGTCAACGTTGTCCATGTAGTTGTTGGCCTGGGCGTTGGTGCCCGTGCCATTGGAGTAGTTGTCGTTGAAGGGACGGGCCCACAGGGCGGTCACGGCAACGTTTTCGTTGATCTGGTAGGAGGCGGTGATGCCGGCCACGTCGTCG
This DNA window, taken from Desulfovibrio sp. 86, encodes the following:
- a CDS encoding outer membrane homotrimeric porin, which produces MKKIATLLLAAGLVFGAATGASAIDFKAKGQWIMSFDYGQNGGFTGGNGQTGFNGGKAGNSSYRNADEFEASQRVRLQLDAVASEALSGTVFFEIGANTWGQSKTGGALGADDNQNIKLKNAYIDWLVPQTDLKVRMGIQGMALPSFTTESQVFNDDVAGITASYQINENVAVTALWARPFNDNYSNGTGTNAQANNYMDNVDVGALLVPLTFDGVKVTPWVMYAAIGPNAFRDDTGYFGNVSGTSKKFPTAGLFPAGGARHKDGSAVTGYKLNEYGNIFWAGLTGEVTMFDPIRIAWDFNYGSATYDQSRLNRSGWLASLLAEYKLDWAIPGIYGWYGSGDDSNPSNGSGRMPSLSVNNSNNGFSNFAFNGNPYIAREAILGYSMAGTWGVGARLKDMSFLENLKHTLRVNLIGGTNNPTMAKRMSNSWGGGNIAANSNSIGMDPLYMTTQDYAMEVGLTNTYKMYDNFTIMLDAAYLATWLDQSKSVWGNSKMNGKSDEVRDPWNVNVSFVYSF